In the genome of Drosophila yakuba strain Tai18E2 chromosome 3R, Prin_Dyak_Tai18E2_2.1, whole genome shotgun sequence, one region contains:
- the LOC6535356 gene encoding uncharacterized protein LOC6535356 produces MFKSKSFDLVIEEKTKKPERLYQPRRMRWLKYIILPAVFSFALLLILVNVDFSDNDEDSKHLGNGCDTSLFISNYGFENNTLYQSFFYGRFALQSLSIENSTIVHINDGAFDQESTVNISSLQLINVQLENLTESALQGLQKLQNFTLVNKNNNFRPLRFLSAVAESLISAEIHQSLGAKITYSVCDFLGSRNFTQLKYLDLSGTHLDKSLIKEYFNNLPALEQLILKNCGLDHIEWEILKPTHTFLHHLDLGVTRKTDNYEYQLDDPETTKNAVDIYTNLDKAAMAPEVVGTTTTETIHTSIEILPPSSTSTSPTTSTEELYTAESTVSTTPSSNCEEEFCQDLVCSRISTDSVATADPESSSCQDGLLVEICESDCSTPTFFCVILGENFTSQSNCCSYQRMRCVISAQVSWFEDHSGLVIGLGVGLLFIGSFLGMLIVFGTLRLKPSWLRGSKQRESNTMGLIQRRFEKDPYEQVEGPIATIDNNEYVTAYHRYLEQANHRPTESNKYISPPRDRAPSVPPSSDYPLPLPARNCNVYESCELYEELP; encoded by the exons ATGTTCAAGTCCAAGTCCTTTGATTTGGTCATTGAGGAAAAGACAAAGAAACCGGAACGGCTATACCAGCCTCGTCGGATGCGATGGCTAAAATATATCATCCTGCCGGCCGTTTTCTCCTTTGCGCTTCTGCTGATCCTGGTTAATGTGGACTTCTCCGATAACGATGAGGATTCGAAACATCTGGGAAATGGATGTGACACATCGCTATTTATATCTAACTATGGATTCGAAAATAACACACTTTACCAGAGCTTTTTCTATGGAAGATTTGCATTGCAAAGCCTTTCCATCGAAAACTCCACTATAGTTCATATCAACGATGGTGCTTTTGACCAGGAAAGCACTGTAAACATATCAAGCCTACAGCTCATAAATGTGCAATTGGAAAATTTAACTGAATCTGCCCTCCAAGGTCTTCAAAAGCTTCAGAACTTTACTCTagtcaataaaaataataactttagGCCACTTAGATTCCTCTCAGCTGTGGCTGAATCGTTAATCAGTGCGGAAATACACCAGTCATTAGGCGCAAAAATAACGTATTCGGTGTGCGACTTTTTGGGATCCCGGAACTTCACCCAGTTGAAATATTTAGATCTGAGTGGGACACACTTAGACAAAAGCCTTATTAAAGAGTATTTTAACAATCTTCCTGCCTTAGAGCAACTTATTCTAAAGAACTGTGGGTTGGACCACATCGAGTGGGAAATCCTGAAACCAACACATACATTTTTGCATCACTTGGACTTGGGCGTAACTCGGAAGACAGACAACTATGAATATCAATTGGACGATCCTGAGACAACGAAAAACGCTGTGGATATATATACTAACCTGGATAAAGCGGCAATGGCTCCAGAAGTAGTAGGCACCACCACAACAGAAACTATACATACATCCATAGAAATTTTACCACCATCATCCACATCAACATCACCAACTACATCCACGGAGGAATTATATACTGCAGAGTCAACGGTATCAACAACACCATCGTCAAATTGCGAAGAGGAATTTTGCCAGGATCTGGTATGCTCAAGAATATCCACCGATTCGGTTGCAACTGCAGATCCAGAAAGTTCGTCGTGCCAGGACGGCTTACTGGTGGAGATCTGCGAATCGGATTGCTCCACACCCACATTTTTCTGTGTGATATTAGGCGAGAATTTTACCTCCCAATCAAACTGTTGTTCTTACCAGAGAATGAGATGTGTGATCTCCGCACAGGTCTCCTGGTTCGAGGACCACAGCGGACTGGTCATTGGATTAGGAGTTGGTCTTCTCTTCATCGGCAGTTTCCTCGGAATGCTCATTGTCTTCGGGACCCTGCGACTGAAGCCATCCTGGTTGCGCGGCAGTAAGCAGCGTGAGTCGAACACGATGGGGCTGATTCAACGAAGATTCGAAAAGGACCCGTATGAGCAAGTGGA AGGTCCGATTGCGACTATCGACAATAACGAATATGTCACTGCCTATCACCGTTACCTGGAGCAAGCGAATCACCGCCCCACGGAGTCGAACAAGTATATTAGCCCACCCAGGGATAGGGCTCCTTCTGTTCCGCCCTCCAGCGATTATCCCTTACCACTTCCGGCAAGAAATTGCAACGTGTACGAGAGCTGTGAGCTGTACGAGGAACTTccgtag
- the LOC6535357 gene encoding mpv17-like protein — protein sequence MFRNFVNITSKYKVLRGMISYGTLWPCGSLIEQTMIEKKTFQTYDWMKCLRFSLFGFFFMGPTIYVWIRLAGVMWPRTDIKSSLCKAITEQTAYDPMAISSFLFFMTLMEGNSHAEAKREVADKFLDAYKVGVIYWPCVQTVNFAFVPARNQVVFTSFFSMCWTTFLAYVKFLQLHPPVDVDHHALDIHFLEM from the exons ATGTTCCGTAACTTCGTAAATATTACAAGCAAATACAAAGTCCTCCGCGGTATGATTTCGTATGGCACCCTCTGGCCCTGCGGCTCCCTCATCGAACAGACCATGATCGAGAAGAAGACATTCCAAACGTACGACTGGATGAAGTGTCTCAG GTTCAGTCTATTCGGCTTCTTTTTCATGGGGCCGACCATATATGTGTGGATCAGACTGGCGGGCGTTATGTGGCCGCGCACCGACATCAAGTCATCGCTTTGCAAGGCGATCACCGAGCAGACCGCTTACGATCCGATGGCCATCAGCTCGTTTCTCTTCTTCATGACCTTGATGGAGGGCAACTCGCACGCGGAGGCCAAGCGGGAG GTCGCCGATAAATTCCTGGACGCCTACAAGGTGGGCGTTATTTATTGGCCCTGCGTACAGACGGTGAACTTCGCTTTCGTGCCGGCAAGAAACCAGGTCGTGTTTACCTCTTTCTTCAGCATGTGCTGGACCACCTTCCTGGCCTACGTCAAGTTCCTGCAGCTGCATCCTCCCGTGGATGTGGACCACCACGCCCTGGACATCCACTTCCTGGAGATGTGA